A single region of the Malaclemys terrapin pileata isolate rMalTer1 chromosome 4, rMalTer1.hap1, whole genome shotgun sequence genome encodes:
- the LOC128835423 gene encoding acetyl-coenzyme A synthetase 2-like, mitochondrial isoform X1, whose amino-acid sequence MAWLLPRACCLKVFCQSSRGPFSSGIARAWSGGPLTAYMPEAVAFAGSRDHPGLYKVSVEQVDEFWGALGRSRLMWINPFHSVKDCNLQQGWVSWFLGGQLNVAVNCLDRHVHTAPNKVALIWEKDEPGKEVRVTYRELLELTCRLGNTLKRQGVKRGDRVIIYMPPCPLAVASMLACARIGAVHTVVFAGFSSEALADRIRDAQSETVITVNQALRGGKVIELKQTVDQAMRACPLVKRVLVSMRTEQKVPMSELDVPLEEEMMKEDVCCEPAVMESEDLLFLLYTSGSTGKPKGLVHSQAGYLLYTAITHKYVFDYHDGDIFGCMADIGWITGHSYVVYGPLCNGGTTVLFESTPVYPNPGRYWETVERLRINQFYGAPTAIRLLLRYGDEWVKKYDRSSLKTLGSVGEPINTEAWEWYFNVVGDARCPVVDTWWQTETGGICISPRPSSPGDEILPGMAMRPFFGISPALLDEKGNILTQNNVSGALCISQAWPGMARTIYNDHKRFLETYLMPYPGFFFTGDGAYRTSQGYYQLTGRLDDVINVSGHRLGTAELEDTVNQHRAVAESAVIGFPHEIKGEGAYVFIVLKKGTDVSQERLSNELKELVSKKIAKYASPEYVQVTKRLPKTRSGKIMRRVLKKIVEDKTDELGDLTTLDDHEAVEEIIEGHKRLLQEEQGQ is encoded by the exons ATGGCCTGGCTGCTTCCCAGGGCTTGCTGCCTAAAAGTCTTCTGTCAGTCCTCTAGAGGACCCTTTTCTTCTGGAATAGCTAGAGCTTGGAGCGGTGGGCCCCTGACTGCATATATGCCGGAAGCTGTAGCGTTCGCTGGATCAAGGGACCACCCAGGACTGTACAAGGTGTCAGTGGAGCAGGTAGATGAATTCTGGGGAGCTCTAGGGAGAAGCCGACTCATGTGGATTAATCCTTTTCACTCTGTCAAAGACTGTAATCTACAGCAGGGCTGGGTGTCCTGGTTCCTGGGAGGACAACTGAATGTAGCAG TGAATTGTCTGGATCGACATGTCCACACAGCGCCAAACAAAGTGGCCCTGATCTGGGagaaagatgagcctgggaaagAAGTCCGGGTTACATACAG AGAACTGCTTGAGTTGACCTGCCGTCTGGGAAACACCTTGAAACGACAGGGAGTGAAAAGAGGTGACCGAGTCATCATCTACATGCCCCCATGCCCTCTGGCTGTGGCAAGCATGTTAGCCTGTGCCCGGATAGGAGCCGTACACACTGTGGTATTTGCCGGATTCAGCTCCGAGGCTCTAGCTGACAGGATCCGGGATG CGCAGTCAGAGACAGTGATCACTGTGAACCAGGCGCTGAGGGGGGGCAAGGTTATTGAGCTGAAGCAGACAGTGGACCAGGCCATGCGTGCGTGCCCGCTGGTGAAGCGAGTTCTGGTTTCCATGAGGACTGAGCAGAAGGTTCCCATGTCAGAACTGGATGTGCCGTTGGAGGAG GAAATGATGAAAGAAGATGTATGCTGTGAGCCTGCTGTCATGGAGAGTGAAGACTTGCTGTTCCTTCTCTACACATCAGGCAGTACTGGCAAACCCAAGGGGCTGGTCCACTCCCAGGCAGGATACTTGCTCTATACTGCCATCACACACAAG TATGTGTTTGATTACCACGATGGGGACATCTTTGGATGCATGGCAGACATCGGTTGGATCACAGGGCACAGTTATGTGGTGTATGGCCCTCTGTGCAACGGAGGTACCACTGTCCTTTTTGAGAGCACTCCAGTGTACCCCAATCCTG GGCGTTACTGGGAAACAGTGGAGAGGTTACGAATTAATCAGTTCTATGGAGCACCCACAGCAATTCGCTTGCTGCTGAGATATGGGGACGAGTGGGTAAAGAAATACGACAGATCTTCCCTCAAGACCCTTGGATCAG TGGGAGAACCCATCAACACAGAAGCATGGGAGTGGTACTTCAACGTGGTTGGCGATGCACGGTGCCCAGTAGTTGACACATGGTGGCAAACTG AAACAGGAGGCATCTGTATCTCTCCCCGTCCATCCAGCCCCGGAGATGAGATTCTTCCAGGCATGGCCATGAGACCATTCTTTGGGATCAGCCCTGCCCTCCTGGATGAAAAG GGAAACATCCTAACACAGAACAATGTCTCTGGAGCCCTCTGCATCTCTCAGGCCTGGCCAGGAATGGCACGGACCATTTACAATGACCACAAGAGATTTCTGGAAACCTACTTGATGCCTTACCCAG GATTTTTCTTCACGGGAGATGGAGCTTATCGTACCAGCCAAGGATATTACCAGCTGACAGGACGTCtggatgatgtcatcaatgttaGCGGGCACAGGCTAGGCACTGCAGAGCTGGAAGATACTGTG AATCAGCACAGAGCGGTGGCAGAGTCAGCCGTGATCGGATTCCCTCACGAGATCAAAGGAGAAG GAGCATATGTGTTCATTGTGCTGAAGAAGGGGACTGATGTCTCTCAGGAGAGGCTGAGCAATGAACTTAAGGAGCTAGTCTCAAAGAAGATTGCAAAATATGCAAGCCCTGAATATGTTCAG GTCACAAAGCGGCTACCCAAGACCCGTTCAGGTAAGATTATGCGCCGTGTCCTGAAGAAGATTGTAGAGGACAAAACAGATGAGCTTGGGGACCTGACCACCTTAGATGACCACGAGGCCGTGGAGGAGATCATTGAGGGGCACAAGCGCCTcctgcaggaggagcagggccAGTAA
- the LOC128835423 gene encoding acetyl-coenzyme A synthetase 2-like, mitochondrial isoform X2, with the protein MAWLLPRACCLKVFCQSSRGPFSSGIARAWSGGPLTAYMPEAVAFAGSRDHPGLYKVSVEQVDEFWGALGRSRLMWINPFHSVKDCNLQQGWVSWFLGGQLNVAVNCLDRHVHTAPNKVALIWEKDEPGKEVRVTYRELLELTCRLGNTLKRQGVKRGDRVIIYMPPCPLAVASMLACARIGAVHTVVFAGFSSEALADRIRDAQSETVITVNQALRGGKVIELKQTVDQAMRACPLVKRVLVSMRTEQKVPMSELDVPLEEEMMKEDVCCEPAVMESEDLLFLLYTSGSTGKPKGLVHSQAGYLLYTAITHKYVFDYHDGDIFGCMADIGWITGHSYVVYGPLCNGGTTVLFESTPVYPNPVGEPINTEAWEWYFNVVGDARCPVVDTWWQTETGGICISPRPSSPGDEILPGMAMRPFFGISPALLDEKGNILTQNNVSGALCISQAWPGMARTIYNDHKRFLETYLMPYPGFFFTGDGAYRTSQGYYQLTGRLDDVINVSGHRLGTAELEDTVNQHRAVAESAVIGFPHEIKGEGAYVFIVLKKGTDVSQERLSNELKELVSKKIAKYASPEYVQVTKRLPKTRSGKIMRRVLKKIVEDKTDELGDLTTLDDHEAVEEIIEGHKRLLQEEQGQ; encoded by the exons ATGGCCTGGCTGCTTCCCAGGGCTTGCTGCCTAAAAGTCTTCTGTCAGTCCTCTAGAGGACCCTTTTCTTCTGGAATAGCTAGAGCTTGGAGCGGTGGGCCCCTGACTGCATATATGCCGGAAGCTGTAGCGTTCGCTGGATCAAGGGACCACCCAGGACTGTACAAGGTGTCAGTGGAGCAGGTAGATGAATTCTGGGGAGCTCTAGGGAGAAGCCGACTCATGTGGATTAATCCTTTTCACTCTGTCAAAGACTGTAATCTACAGCAGGGCTGGGTGTCCTGGTTCCTGGGAGGACAACTGAATGTAGCAG TGAATTGTCTGGATCGACATGTCCACACAGCGCCAAACAAAGTGGCCCTGATCTGGGagaaagatgagcctgggaaagAAGTCCGGGTTACATACAG AGAACTGCTTGAGTTGACCTGCCGTCTGGGAAACACCTTGAAACGACAGGGAGTGAAAAGAGGTGACCGAGTCATCATCTACATGCCCCCATGCCCTCTGGCTGTGGCAAGCATGTTAGCCTGTGCCCGGATAGGAGCCGTACACACTGTGGTATTTGCCGGATTCAGCTCCGAGGCTCTAGCTGACAGGATCCGGGATG CGCAGTCAGAGACAGTGATCACTGTGAACCAGGCGCTGAGGGGGGGCAAGGTTATTGAGCTGAAGCAGACAGTGGACCAGGCCATGCGTGCGTGCCCGCTGGTGAAGCGAGTTCTGGTTTCCATGAGGACTGAGCAGAAGGTTCCCATGTCAGAACTGGATGTGCCGTTGGAGGAG GAAATGATGAAAGAAGATGTATGCTGTGAGCCTGCTGTCATGGAGAGTGAAGACTTGCTGTTCCTTCTCTACACATCAGGCAGTACTGGCAAACCCAAGGGGCTGGTCCACTCCCAGGCAGGATACTTGCTCTATACTGCCATCACACACAAG TATGTGTTTGATTACCACGATGGGGACATCTTTGGATGCATGGCAGACATCGGTTGGATCACAGGGCACAGTTATGTGGTGTATGGCCCTCTGTGCAACGGAGGTACCACTGTCCTTTTTGAGAGCACTCCAGTGTACCCCAATCCTG TGGGAGAACCCATCAACACAGAAGCATGGGAGTGGTACTTCAACGTGGTTGGCGATGCACGGTGCCCAGTAGTTGACACATGGTGGCAAACTG AAACAGGAGGCATCTGTATCTCTCCCCGTCCATCCAGCCCCGGAGATGAGATTCTTCCAGGCATGGCCATGAGACCATTCTTTGGGATCAGCCCTGCCCTCCTGGATGAAAAG GGAAACATCCTAACACAGAACAATGTCTCTGGAGCCCTCTGCATCTCTCAGGCCTGGCCAGGAATGGCACGGACCATTTACAATGACCACAAGAGATTTCTGGAAACCTACTTGATGCCTTACCCAG GATTTTTCTTCACGGGAGATGGAGCTTATCGTACCAGCCAAGGATATTACCAGCTGACAGGACGTCtggatgatgtcatcaatgttaGCGGGCACAGGCTAGGCACTGCAGAGCTGGAAGATACTGTG AATCAGCACAGAGCGGTGGCAGAGTCAGCCGTGATCGGATTCCCTCACGAGATCAAAGGAGAAG GAGCATATGTGTTCATTGTGCTGAAGAAGGGGACTGATGTCTCTCAGGAGAGGCTGAGCAATGAACTTAAGGAGCTAGTCTCAAAGAAGATTGCAAAATATGCAAGCCCTGAATATGTTCAG GTCACAAAGCGGCTACCCAAGACCCGTTCAGGTAAGATTATGCGCCGTGTCCTGAAGAAGATTGTAGAGGACAAAACAGATGAGCTTGGGGACCTGACCACCTTAGATGACCACGAGGCCGTGGAGGAGATCATTGAGGGGCACAAGCGCCTcctgcaggaggagcagggccAGTAA